The following coding sequences are from one bacterium SCSIO 12741 window:
- the uvrB gene encoding excinuclease ABC subunit UvrB produces MNFKLESPFKPTGDQPQAIKELVAGLNNGDPYQTLLGVTGSGKTFTVANVVKEVNRPTLILSHNKTLAAQLYGEFKQFFPENAVEYFVSYYDYYQPEAYIPSNDTYIEKDLSINEEIEKLRLSTTSSLLSGRRDVIVISSVSCIYGIGNPAEFHNSVITIKTGEMISRNKLLYKFVEALYSRTTAEFKRGTFRVTGDTVDLFPAYADHAFRIVFWGDEIESIESFDPETNLRITPLESVNIYPANIFVTGKDTMQAAMKDIQADLLDQVQYFKDHSKFLEAKRLDDRVNYDLEMMRELGYCSGIENYSRYFDKRLPGTRPFCLLDYFPDDYLMVIDESHQTVPQVRAMYGGDRSRKVNLVDYGFRLTAALDNRPLKYEEFESMMGQTIFVSATPAEYELEKSDGVVVDQVIRPTGLLDPIIDVRPCINQVDDLLEEIQIRVEKEERVLVTTLTKRMAEELTKYMTKIGIRCRYIHSEVDTLERVEILRDLRLGKFDVLVGINLLREGLDLPEVSLVAVLDADKEGFLRSDRSLTQTAGRAARNVNGLVIFYADKITESMQKTMDETERRRAKQDAYNKEHGLVPTALKKTKEQIIEQTSVASVGYKIEDAYIEPEPQDMAADPVMQYMTQDEIKKQIEETRRKMEKAARELDFIQAAAFRDEIAEYKKMLKED; encoded by the coding sequence ATGAATTTCAAACTTGAATCTCCATTTAAGCCTACAGGAGACCAGCCCCAGGCCATTAAAGAATTGGTTGCCGGTCTAAACAATGGAGATCCCTATCAGACGCTTTTAGGGGTTACTGGTTCAGGAAAAACCTTTACCGTGGCCAATGTAGTTAAGGAGGTAAACCGCCCGACACTTATCCTTAGTCACAACAAAACCCTGGCGGCTCAGCTCTACGGAGAATTCAAGCAATTTTTTCCGGAGAATGCCGTGGAGTACTTCGTATCCTATTACGACTACTACCAACCTGAGGCTTATATCCCGTCCAATGATACCTACATCGAAAAGGATTTGTCCATCAATGAGGAAATTGAGAAACTGCGATTAAGCACCACCTCTTCCCTATTGTCTGGTAGAAGAGATGTGATTGTTATCTCTTCCGTGTCTTGTATCTATGGTATCGGTAACCCGGCTGAATTTCACAACAGTGTGATTACCATAAAAACCGGAGAAATGATTAGCCGGAATAAGCTCCTCTACAAATTCGTAGAAGCTCTTTATTCCAGAACTACAGCCGAGTTTAAGCGGGGAACCTTTCGGGTAACAGGAGACACAGTAGACTTGTTTCCCGCCTATGCTGATCACGCTTTTCGCATCGTTTTCTGGGGCGATGAGATCGAGTCGATTGAATCGTTCGACCCGGAAACCAACCTGAGAATTACCCCATTGGAATCGGTCAATATTTATCCGGCCAACATTTTTGTGACTGGAAAGGATACCATGCAGGCGGCCATGAAAGACATTCAAGCCGATTTGTTGGATCAGGTCCAGTATTTTAAAGACCACTCTAAATTTTTGGAAGCCAAGCGCCTCGATGATCGGGTGAACTACGATTTGGAAATGATGCGCGAACTGGGCTACTGCTCAGGTATTGAGAACTATTCCCGCTATTTCGACAAACGACTTCCTGGCACTCGCCCCTTCTGTCTGTTGGATTATTTCCCGGATGATTACCTCATGGTGATTGATGAAAGTCACCAGACTGTTCCACAAGTTCGAGCCATGTACGGAGGTGACCGATCTCGCAAGGTTAATCTGGTAGATTATGGGTTCCGCCTGACCGCAGCCCTGGATAATCGCCCCTTGAAATACGAAGAGTTTGAGTCCATGATGGGACAAACCATATTCGTAAGTGCAACTCCAGCGGAGTATGAATTGGAAAAAAGCGACGGAGTGGTAGTTGATCAGGTGATTCGCCCGACGGGATTGTTAGATCCAATTATCGATGTACGCCCTTGTATCAACCAGGTGGATGATCTACTTGAGGAAATTCAAATTCGGGTAGAAAAAGAGGAACGGGTATTGGTAACTACACTCACCAAAAGGATGGCTGAGGAATTGACCAAGTACATGACCAAAATCGGAATTCGCTGCCGTTACATTCACTCCGAAGTAGATACCCTTGAGCGGGTGGAAATTCTGCGCGATTTGCGATTGGGTAAATTTGATGTGCTCGTAGGAATTAACCTGTTGCGAGAAGGATTGGATTTACCTGAAGTTTCTTTGGTTGCTGTATTAGATGCCGATAAGGAAGGGTTCTTGAGATCCGATCGATCGTTAACGCAAACGGCCGGTAGGGCTGCCCGAAACGTCAACGGACTGGTGATTTTTTACGCTGACAAAATCACCGAATCCATGCAAAAAACCATGGACGAGACCGAACGCAGAAGAGCCAAGCAAGACGCTTACAACAAAGAACACGGCCTGGTGCCTACTGCCTTGAAGAAAACCAAGGAGCAAATTATAGAGCAGACCTCTGTAGCTTCTGTGGGTTACAAAATCGAAGATGCCTACATTGAACCTGAACCTCAGGATATGGCGGCTGATCCGGTGATGCAGTACATGACCCAGGATGAAATCAAGAAGCAGATTGAGGAGACCCGCCGGAAAATGGAAAAAGCAGCTCGGGAATTAGACTTTATTCAAGCAGCAGCCTTCCGTGACGAGATTGCGGAATACAAG